In Acanthopagrus latus isolate v.2019 chromosome 23, fAcaLat1.1, whole genome shotgun sequence, the genomic window atgtaATATGAAACCTGTTTTGTGCTTCTTTCCTCATCCACAATGCAGCTCTGCTCTGGACAACGTGACAGCCCAGCGCGTAGCCATCAAGAAAATCAGCCCGTTTGAGCACCAGACGTACTGCCAGCGCACGCTGAGAGAAATCAAGATCCTGCTGCGTTTCCACCATGAGAATATCATCGGCATCAACGACATTCTCAGGGCACGGCACATTGACAACATGAGGGATGTGTATCCTTTAATGCTTCATACGAACGGTCTCACTTATACCCCTTACTTGGATTGAATCAAGCTATTAACAGTCTTTCAAATCAGCACTTCTGTTTAAAAAttggttttcttttctaatCCTGTTAAATCCTTTCTGGAAATAAGCACTTAAATAGAagcaggtttattttttttaaaggtgctcaTTTAAACATCTGGTCATGATGCATTCAGTAACCTGTAACAAAACTGCCGTGACTgtttaagtgtatttttttctctttattgctttgtgtctctgtgttagCTGTGTGGCTTTGAGAATTCTGCAATGAGTGCACCTGATTTAAAAGTTATTGAGGCAATGCGTCCGTGTGGTGGGGCTaaaccaaacaaataaacaaggagTTATTAAtccagctgtcagtcactgtaCTTTTGCCACAGAGCTTTAAGATCATTCAGTGGAACTGTAATTATTGAGAAGAAGAACTTGGAAACAGTTATGTTCCTTTTAATGTTCATAACTGCCCAAGCTCAATCAAAAGGCTAAACatgaaataagaataaaagattTTGCCATTTGCTCAATAGACATTGAATCAAACATCATGATAAAGACATTCAAGCAATGTGGATATCTTTGTATATTCTAGAGATCAGAATGTAAGAACTCCTGGATGCAGGAAGATCGAGTATTTTGACTGGTTTGGCTGGACAACATGGCTGCTCATTAATCAGGTCAGACCTCTCAGACAGTAGTGACCATTTGTACAGCAGCTAGCAGTGGACAGTACTGTAGCCACGGTCAGTGAGTTGCTGCTTTCTCCGTGAAAAGCTGCTTTGTccactgaaagacagaaaggaaatgTGTGATGTCCTtgtatttttgtggttttttttcctggtttgaTCTCCTCAGTTGCtccactttgttgttttgtgttgctgctgactTGTGCTGAATTCTGATTCAGTTGGATGAAACCAAATGGGGAATGCCAGCACCAGTGAGTGGTTCATGCGTAGTTGCATCCTGGAGTGTGTCGCCTGAAAAATCTCAATGTGTGCACTCTGATGGCTTGATTCCACCTGACAAAGCTGTCTCGCATTCTGACTGCAACTTAGCGGTTGGATTTGTTCGCGGCCACTGATTGCACCAGAGGCTGTTCATCTccgctgaaaaaaaatgtgtcttatcTATTTTTGACGGAAAGGCGTCAAATTGCACAGATTGAGTCGGCAGGAAGAAGGACACATGAACGGCAGAGAGCATcttgtcagttttcaaaatcaaacatccCCTGCAGACTCCCGATCTAATATTACATCATTACCAGTGGCACCAGGACAGGAGTCATCCAGTCAGAGAACTTTTACACCACTAACAATAAGAGGTTCATCTTagaagtggaaaaacacaagatcTTATGAAACCTTGGGGGCAAAACACTTGGCTGAAATGTTGAAGCCAGCGAGTGGATGGAACAAAAGCATGTTGCAGACGTGATGTCATTGAGCCACACCTGATGGAACAGAGGGGGTTGGCAGTGCAGCTAGGAGGCGCTATAGGATGGAAAAGTAGAGAAAGCTGACCCCGCCCATTTGGTTTTGCTTCCACTCAGGCAACAATGGCTGAGCAGTTAGTCAGAGCTCTCTATCGCCTCTTTATTTAGACAGgaacacattaataaaacatgcatgctgTGGTGATGGAAACACTCCGATTAGCTCTTAAGgactgatgtttgtttattagtttgttCCATTAGAAAGCACGCTGTGTATGTTCACCGGGCTTGCTCGTTTATTATTGTCATAGTATTGTCATTCGCATTAGTGTACTTTGTGTAATACGTAAAAGTATTGGGCACATCAGTTGTTAGCATGCGCCCCATGTACAGAGGTTGTGTCCCAGCTGAAGCAGCACAGGGTTTGAATCCGAAACCCCGTGGCCTTGTActgaatgaaacaatgaaaatggccaagaaaaatgtacttaaaaatatatttaaataccaAAGTACTGAACAAATAGAATTTAACCACATGCTTGAACATCAGCTAAAGTTGGGGAATTAACAATATTAGCATTCATCCTCCAGGAACCATTTGAGTCCATTTTGTGCCATTTCTTCCAATAATCTTTGAGTTATTTCAGTCTGGCCCAAAGTGGCGGACCAAGCAAGTCACTGACTTTTTGTTTAGTGCTGCGCTGGACGTACAACTTCCCCAGGAGTCTGGCTCTTGCGactgtgtgctctgtgttttcataATTGAGTAACTCTAAAATGACACACTAGTTGGTGTGGTTACATGTataaaatgagaaacaaaatgattacaTCACTCGTCTTGCTCCTGTTTGACCAACCTCTCTAAATTCAAGTTTAAGATCTCAGTTTACCCTACAAGAGATACGTTTAGAAAAGATGACGGAGAAATCTTTGTGCTGGAAGCTGAAGGTCCGAATCAGCTATGGGTTCAAATGAAAGTGGCACAGAGTATAAAGTTTGGTTCAGCTACTCCTGGTTTGATTTTATGTGTAAGGGGTTGCTGTTGTTGTCCTCCTTGACCCGTGCATCCGTCCAGCTACATCGTGCAGACTCTGATGGAGACGGACCTGTACAAGCTGCTGAAGAGCCAGAAGCTGAGCAACGACCACGTCTGCTACTTCCTCTACCAGATCCTGCGAGGCCTCAAGTACATTCACTCAGCCAACGTGTTGCACCGTGACCTCAAGCCCTCCAACCTGCTCATTAATACCACCTGCGACCTCaaggtcagctcacacacatacataccaTCAACACTGATGACAACTAGGCTACTAAATATGGTTTGTCTGCATTTATTACCTCTAACAGGAAAAAATTCTTGTAGCTATTTTACGGATTGGTTTGTTTCACAtgcactgatcaacatttttcagccttttctgacattttatagagcAAACAAGTAATCGATTAATACAGAAAACTGATTGtcaattaaaataatcattagttgaaGGCTACTGAAGGTATTTCCCAGGGATTCAAAGTTATGTCGTAACTGGTTAATTTATGAGGAACAGAAGTTTAAACAGCATATGTTCTTATTCTCACATGCTGCATTCAAGTCAAACgatgatttttcttttggctaaaaacatttttacacaagaATTGTCATGCTTCTTAAAGCATTGGTAACAGTAGTAAGATGAAGAGGAATCTCAGGAATGTAGGATTCGACTGACTGATTGACCCAAGCCCTTCCTTGCATGCCTTTGACTCTGCCAAAGAgttgtttctcttttaaataACACATACTTTCAGCCTTAATATATGCTTTTCTTAGGCCTTTTAAGAGCTTTATAATGACACAGAAGGGCCTTGGTCACTTACTCTGGTGTCCTgttggcctgtgtgtgtctcatgtctCGTCTAAATGAAACTGCCTTTactatttttaatttaagtttaatCTCCTCTAGGCTAACTGTTCTCTGTGCAGTAAACACTGAATCAAATTTGGTATTTGCAGAAACTTCGTATTAAGTGACTCACCGTTTGTTTGGGACGCTGTAAAATGTTCTCTGAAGGCAtttccctttccctttcatTCCACTTTGCTCTCAAGTGCGTTTGTTTCCTATGTGCCCCGAGATTACCCCTGTTATGATTTGTTTCGCTgtataaaagtgaaagtgaccATACATGTTGGCAGAAATACTGCTGGAATGTACATTATGAATAGGGTTATTCATGTTGATCTAAATTGATAATATTAATCATCCAGTTAGGTCTATGTAGGTTGGAGGGACGGAGTTTTTCTAAAGGCCTTGTCTGTGGCTGAATACAGCTGCAGGATGCTACATGTGTAAAGGGTGTGGCCCTGGCCTCTCCTTAGCTGGCAACAGCTGCCCTTTTGTGTCGTTGCCTCTTTTTCCACCTCCACAGGGCTGaatattcatgttttcagtctgaataACTTGTAACTTGTAGCTGATCAATGTATTTGGTCGATGAAGAATATGGTTACCCCAACTGCAATTTCCAATTTTGTCACAGACAGGCAGCCGAGGAGTGAAGAGAATAGCTCTTAAAAAGTTCGACTATAAATGCTGTAAAGACTCTAAAACTGAGCTGAAATTGAACAAGTGCACAAAAATTAGGttaacaacataaaatatgGGAATTGTGACTTGCACAGAATCAGGttgcactgaaaacaaaacaattcctTTAATTGGCCATTGGTCAGCACTTACATCTACTGATTTTTATGTTTGAGAAAATGTACCCACAGAATAAGAGGCTAAATGGAACTGCTTTATGCCCAACCAATCATTGAGGGTTGCTGAAATGCAGGAAACCACACATTAAAGTAAACTGTATCCAAGTTGATCCGATTCATGATGTGCAATACAAAAGTCCATAAGAACTGAGAGCAttttcaaaagtgaaaaaaaaacacgacataCAAAATTAGATGATCTACAACTGTCCTAGGTTTCCTGTAAAATTTCctgtaagatttaaaaaaaaaaaaaaggcaggagtGAAGCGTGAGCAAAGAATACGTTTGAactggtggagctgcagagccaTCAGAGGTGGCTCCTCTAGCTTCCTCCCCACTCTCAAAGTCTGTCAGTTATTCAGTTTAAATAGTCAGTGAGTCTGGGGGCTTGACTTGTAAATATAAGCTGCAAGACTGATGttcttgacctctgaccctctgCATCATTCACAGATCTGTGACTTTGGCCTGGCGCGGATAGCTGACCCCGAGCACGACCACACAGGTTTCTTGACCGAGTACGTGGCCACGCGTTGGTACAGGGCTCCAGAAATCATGCTCAACTCAAAggtatgtgtgtgaggaggtGATGTGGTTTCTGTATTGGACAGGGCAACTTCAAAGTTCGTTGTCTGAATGTACTTCATGTGTTTTGGTGTCTCAGGGCTACTCCAAGTCCATTGACATCTGGTCAGTGGGCTGCATCTTGGCTGAGATGGTGTCCAACAGGCCCATCTTTCCAGGGAAACACTACTTGGACCAACTCAACCATATACTGGGTACGACATTTAACTCTATTCAGTGTTATGGCTATGAGGTCAACTTTTCATAACTTTCAATCGCAACCAATTTGAAGAGCGTGTACTTATTAGCTTTACAGTATTTTTCCCTCCagttattcagtgttttgacagCTCAACTTCCATACTTCGTACAGTCGTATCTGCCCTCCAGACACTGTCGAGTGGCCACATTAGAAAAAAGtccctcactctcctctccgTGCAGGCGTCCTTGGCTCTCCATCTCAAGAAGATCTGAACTGCATCATCAACCTGAAGGCCAGGAACTACCTGCAGGCCCTGCCTGACAAACCCAGGGTGCCCTGGGAGAAGCTCTATGGCAAGGCCGACTCAAAAGGTATTGCAGCATGTACTCTTTTCTAACACTGGACAGTAAACGTGTAAAGACTCATTTGGAGACGTAGATGGAAGCGGAAGCAGATTTCTGTCACCACCTATAAACCAAAAGAATAGTTCTATATTACATGACTTTAATGAGTGATTATCGTTCGTCACATGCTCTGTacaaagttgttttatttcagttattgAAACACAACATGGTTGTTTAGCTTTACCTTTTTAAtattgaaaaacaaattgaaggaaaaattcatgaataaataatcattgtgaaaataattgaatatttattcaaataaatattttgacaagaaaatgaatgaaatgtatttaatatcaTTGACTGAACTGATTAATCTGACGCAGCTCTGGACCTGCTGGGCCGCATGCTGACCTTTAATCCCATCAAGCGCATCAGCGTGGAGGAGGCCCTGGCTCATCCTTACCTGGAGCAGTACTACGACCCCACAGATGAGGTATGCACGGACGGAGCTGCCATTGAAGCTGATGGTGAACTATTGCTGCAGCACAAGGAAACAACTTACAGCCAAAGCTGCAAAGAAATGACATGAAGGACAGTTTTCTCAAGGCTACAGATTTAAGTGGTAAAAACAGTGGCTTTTGAATGCTCCGTCAATCAATATTAACATTATGCAGACTGAAGAATGACAACAACACGCCTCAAGGGGCCTAAGTTTTGAGATTTACACAAATGTTGGAGGCAGAAGGGCTCATTCATTCAGAacatgtttgtcattgttttagGATTTAATTGTGAGCCTTTCTGCTTTGTGCAGGGAATCCTCTTAGCTGTGTTAGGAATGCAATTAGTGTAAAGATTTGCTCCGTGGTTCAGCTTGAGAGAAGTTTAAAGGATGTAATCGCTAATCATATCAAATCTTATGCCAGTGTACACAGAATCCTCAGAGTGCACTGTACTATGGGGATATTTTTAACCGTAGGTGTTACGTGGCTGCCAACTTCCACTTATTTGCAGTTctactttcacttttgttgtgTCCTGACTACTTTGCCTTAAAGCCTAACTTCAGGGGTTTGAATAAAGTCTTTgaaagtttggaaaatgctCTGAGGTCTGAAACATGCTTGAATTCCAATGTACCTCTCGATATACATTGATTGCTGTAGGTGTGAAGGACTTCTGTAAACTTGACCTATCACAATTGCATTTAGAACAATTTAGATGCAATTATAAAGGCTCAGTGGTTGGTTTAGTTACCTTTTTTTCAAAGGTGCTTTACAAAGACTTTTCAATTTTGCCACtaagacatttttgttgatttaccTTGTACTTAAAGATTTattcaatgtgtttgtgtgtagccaGTAGCAGAGGAGCCCTTCACTTTCTCCATGGAGCTGGATGACCTTCCTAAGGAGAAGCTGAAGGAACTGATCTATGAGGAAACGGCTCGTTTCCAGGCAACCTACCAGGGCTCCTGAGACACACAGGTACTTGGCCAACACGCACACGGTCACAGAAACACGTCGTTTTCTGCTCGTAACGATCACAAAGAATATATTTTAGAGGTTATTTCTTCGCTTCTCTTGACACATACCAGTTACTTTACTCTGTCATTGCCTAAATTTGTGGCTGAACACGTAGGAAAGTTAAAAGAAccactttgtttttcagctttattaTCTAACACGCATGCAACTATAGACGGAGccagttttctttgtttcagtaTCAACAGGTTTATCTGGATGACAAATTATGTCTTTGCTTGGCACGTTCTTGCTTAATCAAGTGATGCAAATTGGCAAATCTGTACAACATCAGTCAAAAATCAACCACTACTAAATATAAGAAGCTGCTGTTAAAGCTGTTTGATGCCTGATATGTTTTCTGTTAAAACTGAGCGCTCTGAATAGAGTTTGTGTCGATTTGagaccactagatgtcagtgGAGCAAATGCATTTTATCAAACACACCCCAGCCTCAACATCAGGTTGGTGGGTGTTGCAAATAGACAAAAGCCAGATAAAGGCTTAATGTGTTATTGAGGAATGACGATTTACATGAAGGTTGCTCAGGAGTAAATAGAGGAGTAAAAAAAGTGATAAGATATGAATTAATTCAGTCAACAGACTGGCATTGCATCATGCTGCTCTTTTTAAAATTGAAACTAGTGATAGAAAACCGATCAAAACTGAGTTTCAGGGGGGGCGCCCAATGAATTCTAGATATCTATTTATGATACACTTGGtactttattttatgatttttattgtAATAAGTTAAGAATAAAGGTTTCATTGCATTACAGCCTAAGGTGCTGGAGAAGCTTGAAAAGTACCttgaaaatgctttaaaagtGCTTAATTCTGAATATTGAAAATGTATAGGAACCCTGTATTGATTTAATAGTTGTAATCACTTTTTTACCCTGATCATCTCACTCTGAACAAAGGTGAGAATTTATTACTCTGAGTGTTTGGCTGAAGTTATCAATATAATATGTGACTGTCATGGACATTTAGTGTCACTTATCTCAGTTCTCACCTCTGCTGCATCCTCCTAGCGAACTGTGAGTGAGTCGCATCATATcttacaggaagtgatgaaatTTACCAAAGAGAGCCAAAGaacatgtctttttcttttcttttgttctttttagcCCTAAAGAGTGATGAAGCCACGTCGAGGCTTGGAACAAGAAGACCCCAAACGACAtgctaaaacaaaaagaaaaatgcatctTCAAGCAaccaacaaaaagagaaaaacaagaaatatgaacatttaaCTGCTTATCTTTCCATTTCTACTGCAAGAGAGCTAAGTTTTACTTTGATTTCTGTGGTTGGGTGGTAGGGTCTGGCGTACTCATACTGTTTCAGTTTTGTCCATGTTGGACTCTTCCCCCCTCTCCACCTCACGTTCGTTTACCCTGTTTGAACATCATGCCTCATCCTGTCCCATCTCCAGTgactctcttctcctcccctgtCCCGTCCTCATCCAAccatttcttcttccttctcctctcctgcacctGTTGCCAATCTGTCTGTCAGagctctcctgtctctctctctctctctgtcgctcccTCTCATGTAAACACATACTACTGTATTAACCAACACCATAACTTCTCTCGTCTTGCTCCATGTTAATGACATTACTGGGAAAAATTGAGGGCTAAAAGATAGGGGGATGCTAATcggctgtgtgtatgtatatagataaagataaaaagctttgtttttttctttttaagt contains:
- the mapk3 gene encoding mitogen-activated protein kinase 3 encodes the protein MADSSSTAAVGAAGTDGAAAAGAAGTVAHDGAPAAGPKPGCESVKGQMFDVGPRYTNLSYIGEGAYGMVCSALDNVTAQRVAIKKISPFEHQTYCQRTLREIKILLRFHHENIIGINDILRARHIDNMRDVYIVQTLMETDLYKLLKSQKLSNDHVCYFLYQILRGLKYIHSANVLHRDLKPSNLLINTTCDLKICDFGLARIADPEHDHTGFLTEYVATRWYRAPEIMLNSKGYSKSIDIWSVGCILAEMVSNRPIFPGKHYLDQLNHILGVLGSPSQEDLNCIINLKARNYLQALPDKPRVPWEKLYGKADSKALDLLGRMLTFNPIKRISVEEALAHPYLEQYYDPTDEPVAEEPFTFSMELDDLPKEKLKELIYEETARFQATYQGS